A section of the Deinobacterium chartae genome encodes:
- a CDS encoding methyltransferase domain-containing protein translates to MPWNPDQYHLFRDARQAPFHDLLALIERRERLEVVDLGCGTGELTRELKRALPGSRVTGVDASPEMLARARTLTEPGLSFEAGRLESVEGQYDLVFSHAAIQWVDDHRTLVPHLFERVKPGGQIAVQLPSNHTHPSHTLMLEVAREEPFRSALAGWYRESPVLSLEAYAELLFRAGAQDIVAFEKVYPVVLEDARGVLEWVRGTALIPYLERLPQDLRPAFEARYLDHLREALTQSPVFYAFKRTLFAARKPA, encoded by the coding sequence ATGCCCTGGAACCCCGACCAATACCACCTGTTCCGCGACGCCCGCCAAGCCCCCTTTCACGACCTGCTCGCCCTGATCGAGCGCCGCGAGCGGCTCGAGGTGGTAGACCTCGGCTGCGGCACCGGCGAACTCACCCGCGAGCTGAAGCGCGCCCTGCCCGGCAGCCGCGTGACCGGCGTAGACGCCTCGCCCGAGATGCTGGCCCGCGCCCGCACGCTGACCGAACCCGGCCTGAGCTTCGAAGCGGGCCGCCTCGAGAGCGTTGAGGGCCAGTACGACCTGGTGTTCTCGCACGCGGCCATCCAGTGGGTGGACGACCACCGCACCCTGGTTCCACACCTGTTCGAGCGGGTCAAGCCCGGCGGTCAGATCGCCGTGCAGCTGCCGTCGAACCACACGCACCCCAGCCACACCCTGATGCTCGAAGTTGCCCGGGAAGAACCGTTTCGCAGCGCCCTGGCGGGCTGGTACCGCGAGAGCCCGGTGCTGTCCCTCGAGGCGTACGCCGAACTCTTGTTCCGCGCCGGAGCGCAGGACATCGTGGCCTTCGAGAAGGTCTACCCGGTGGTCCTCGAGGACGCGCGCGGCGTGCTCGAGTGGGTGCGCGGCACCGCGCTGATTCCCTACCTCGAGCGCCTGCCCCAGGACCTGCGGCCCGCCTTCGAGGCGCGCTACCTCGATCACCTGCGTGAGGCGCTGACGCAAAGCCCGGTGTTCTACGCCTTCAAGCGCACGCTGTTCGCCGCCCGGAAGCCCGCGTGA
- a CDS encoding arginine--tRNA ligase — protein sequence MDVKSQLRSAVERAAERLGVPGLEVAIQETPAGKPGDYGTPAAFVLSKKLGQNPAAVAAQLQAALELPAGVARAEAVGPYLNFYLDRAAFVAGVLEERFEAEPGSEKVVIEHTSVNPNKELHVGHLRNVVLGDAMARIFRAAGHRVEVQNYIDDTGRQAAESLFARNHYAGENWREVFAMWSAERAAAGKPSRLDHWLGELYVRLNADPRKAELEPGILEIMHRLEAGELREDVELIVQAQLQTCFELGVSYDLLVWESDVVGSGFLAKALEILEASPYCSHPTEGKYAGAFVMDTSEFIPGLEDPTLVLQRSGGTATYTAKDIGLQFWKFGLFEGLGFREFAQQPSGQVLYTSHPQGQPDARFAHAAEVINVIDDRQSYPQAVVKAALAIAGHREQWARSFHLAYGTVKLEGQDMSGRKGITLSVDDVLAEAQSRAMAVLGERSLEDAASVARAVGYGALRLAMLKSEPKKQIDFRWETALSLQGDTAPYVQYAAVRARNIVRRAAEAGITAEGADLSQLGEFDFELAKVIARFPDALAGAVRDHSPHHVVQHALDLATAFNGWYNLKDEAGKPATRVIDAPAGLAQARVALVARMGVALERALEVLGIEVPAEM from the coding sequence ATGGACGTCAAGAGTCAACTCAGGAGCGCTGTGGAACGGGCCGCCGAACGGCTGGGCGTTCCCGGCCTCGAGGTCGCGATTCAGGAAACTCCAGCGGGCAAGCCCGGAGATTACGGCACGCCCGCCGCTTTCGTGCTGTCCAAGAAGCTGGGCCAGAACCCGGCGGCCGTCGCCGCCCAGTTGCAGGCGGCCCTCGAGTTGCCTGCCGGGGTGGCGCGTGCCGAGGCGGTGGGGCCTTACCTCAACTTCTACCTGGACCGTGCCGCCTTCGTGGCGGGCGTGCTCGAGGAGCGCTTCGAGGCCGAGCCGGGCAGCGAGAAGGTCGTGATCGAGCACACCTCGGTCAACCCCAACAAGGAACTGCACGTGGGGCACCTGCGCAACGTGGTGCTCGGCGACGCCATGGCCCGCATCTTCCGCGCGGCCGGGCACCGGGTCGAGGTGCAGAACTACATCGACGACACCGGGCGTCAGGCGGCCGAGTCGCTGTTCGCCCGCAACCACTACGCCGGGGAGAACTGGCGCGAGGTGTTCGCGATGTGGTCGGCCGAGCGCGCGGCCGCGGGCAAGCCCAGCCGCCTGGACCACTGGCTGGGCGAGCTGTACGTGCGCCTCAACGCCGACCCCCGTAAGGCCGAGCTCGAGCCGGGCATCCTCGAGATCATGCACCGCCTCGAGGCGGGCGAGCTGCGCGAGGACGTGGAGCTGATCGTGCAGGCGCAGTTGCAGACCTGTTTCGAACTGGGGGTCAGCTACGACCTGCTGGTGTGGGAGTCGGACGTGGTGGGCAGCGGCTTCCTGGCCAAGGCGCTGGAGATCCTCGAGGCGAGCCCGTACTGCTCGCACCCGACCGAGGGCAAGTACGCCGGCGCTTTTGTGATGGACACCTCCGAGTTCATTCCCGGCCTCGAGGACCCGACGCTGGTGCTGCAGCGCTCGGGCGGTACGGCGACGTACACCGCCAAGGACATCGGGCTGCAGTTCTGGAAGTTCGGGCTGTTCGAGGGCTTGGGTTTCCGGGAATTTGCGCAGCAGCCAAGCGGCCAGGTTCTGTACACCTCGCACCCGCAGGGCCAGCCGGACGCGCGCTTCGCGCACGCTGCCGAGGTCATCAACGTGATCGACGACCGCCAGAGCTACCCGCAGGCGGTGGTGAAGGCGGCTCTGGCGATCGCCGGGCACCGCGAGCAGTGGGCGCGTTCGTTCCACCTGGCCTACGGCACGGTGAAGCTCGAGGGGCAGGACATGAGCGGGCGCAAGGGCATCACCTTGTCGGTGGACGACGTGCTGGCCGAGGCGCAATCGCGGGCCATGGCGGTGCTGGGCGAGCGCAGCCTCGAGGACGCGGCGTCGGTGGCGCGGGCGGTGGGCTACGGCGCCCTGCGTCTGGCGATGCTGAAGTCCGAGCCGAAAAAGCAGATCGATTTCCGCTGGGAGACCGCGCTGTCGCTGCAGGGCGACACCGCGCCGTACGTGCAGTACGCGGCGGTGCGCGCGCGCAACATCGTGCGCCGCGCGGCCGAGGCGGGCATCACCGCCGAGGGCGCGGACCTGTCGCAGCTCGGGGAATTCGATTTCGAGCTCGCCAAGGTGATCGCGCGCTTCCCGGACGCGCTGGCCGGCGCGGTGCGCGACCACAGCCCGCACCACGTGGTGCAGCACGCCCTGGACCTGGCGACCGCCTTTAACGGCTGGTACAACCTCAAGGACGAGGCGGGCAAGCCCGCAACCCGCGTGATCGACGCGCCTGCCGGGCTCGCCCAGGCGCGCGTGGCGCTGGTCGCCCGCATGGGCGTGGCCCTCGAGCGCGCCCTCGAGGTGCTGGGCATCGAGGTTCCTGCCGAGATGTGA
- a CDS encoding LysR family transcriptional regulator — protein sequence MALNPDHLLTFARVARHGSLSAAAAELHLTQPAISSQLRLLTRAVGEPLFTRHRYGIALTATGQELLPHALAVARALEGAQRYVSDLRALTHGSLNIAASTTNAASILPGVLTHYHALHPGVSFRIRQGNTQEALEELRQGHAEVALIEGPPGPLDAGLSAQVFRQDELLLVAAPQHPLAHSAGPLDLTGLGLVWREAGSGTRVVAEQALRAAGVPTRTLLELTGTEAVKEAVISGLGAAFLSDLSVRRELRSGLLVRLPHPLPALRRDLRWVAPHEEQLSRAARTFLELLHAGGGPHTDSPPFLVSDKVTTTETT from the coding sequence ATGGCCCTGAACCCCGACCACCTGCTGACCTTTGCCCGCGTGGCCCGGCACGGCAGCCTGAGTGCCGCAGCAGCCGAACTGCACCTCACCCAGCCCGCGATCTCCAGCCAGCTGCGCCTGCTCACCCGGGCCGTCGGGGAGCCGCTGTTCACCCGTCACCGTTACGGCATCGCGCTGACCGCGACGGGCCAAGAGCTGCTGCCGCACGCCCTGGCCGTCGCCCGCGCCCTCGAGGGTGCGCAGCGGTACGTCAGCGACCTGCGGGCCCTGACCCACGGCTCGCTGAACATCGCGGCCAGCACGACCAACGCGGCCAGCATCCTGCCCGGCGTGCTGACGCACTACCACGCCCTGCACCCGGGGGTGAGCTTCCGGATCCGGCAGGGCAATACCCAAGAAGCCCTCGAGGAACTGCGCCAGGGACACGCGGAGGTGGCCCTGATCGAGGGACCGCCCGGTCCGCTCGACGCGGGGCTGAGCGCACAGGTCTTCCGGCAGGACGAACTGCTGCTGGTCGCCGCCCCGCAACACCCGCTGGCGCACAGCGCAGGACCGCTGGACCTGACCGGCCTGGGGCTGGTGTGGCGGGAAGCGGGGTCCGGAACGCGGGTGGTGGCCGAGCAGGCCCTGCGGGCGGCGGGCGTGCCTACCCGCACCCTGCTGGAACTGACCGGCACCGAGGCGGTCAAGGAGGCGGTGATCAGCGGACTGGGCGCCGCGTTTTTGTCGGACCTCAGCGTACGGCGCGAACTGCGTTCCGGGCTGCTGGTCCGGCTGCCGCATCCGCTGCCTGCGCTGCGGCGCGACCTGCGGTGGGTCGCTCCCCATGAGGAACAGCTCTCGCGCGCGGCACGAACCTTCCTGGAGCTGCTGCACGCAGGCGGAGGGCCGCACACGGATTCCCCTCCGTTTCTTGTCTCCGATAAAGTAACTACTACAGAGACAACATAA
- a CDS encoding C4-dicarboxylate ABC transporter: MRSTCPSPPLSSLGEIVRGFAPNWFAATMGTGICALMLPRLPFPQAALLGEGLWWLNIVLFALFALLSLARALLYPADARATLRHPVQSMFLGAVPMGLATVINGLIVFGEPRWGAAAVLLARDLWLLDALLAAAVGLLLPYWMFTRQDHALERMSAVWLLPVVASEVAAASAGLIAPHLSVQAALLLVVAGYVLFALSVPLALLIIGILFLRLAQHRFPPAELGISMFLPVGPLATGALSLLQLADAAPAALAAQGLTPLGPAFAGLGLLGGLILWGFGGWWLALAALSTLRFLRRGLPFNLGWWGLTFPLGVFTAATFALGQASRLEFFAWAGNVLTVTLLALWTVVATLTVRGVGQGQLLPGLPGLKR, encoded by the coding sequence ATGCGTTCCACCTGTCCGTCACCGCCCTTGTCCTCGCTCGGTGAGATCGTCCGGGGCTTCGCGCCCAACTGGTTCGCCGCCACCATGGGAACCGGCATCTGTGCCCTGATGCTGCCCCGTCTGCCGTTTCCGCAGGCCGCCTTGCTGGGAGAGGGCCTGTGGTGGCTGAACATCGTGCTGTTTGCGCTGTTCGCCCTGCTGTCCCTGGCACGCGCGCTGCTGTACCCGGCGGACGCGCGCGCCACGCTGCGTCATCCGGTGCAGAGCATGTTTCTCGGTGCGGTGCCCATGGGGCTGGCCACCGTGATCAACGGCCTGATCGTTTTCGGTGAACCGCGCTGGGGCGCGGCGGCGGTTCTGCTCGCGCGCGACCTGTGGCTGTTGGATGCGCTGCTGGCCGCTGCGGTCGGACTGCTGCTGCCCTACTGGATGTTCACCCGGCAAGACCACGCGCTCGAGCGCATGTCGGCGGTGTGGCTGCTTCCGGTGGTGGCCTCCGAGGTGGCGGCGGCCAGCGCCGGGCTGATCGCCCCGCACCTGAGTGTCCAGGCCGCTTTGCTGCTGGTGGTGGCCGGGTACGTGCTGTTCGCCCTGTCGGTTCCGCTGGCCCTGCTGATCATCGGCATCCTGTTCCTGCGTCTGGCACAGCACCGCTTTCCGCCGGCCGAGCTGGGCATCAGCATGTTTTTGCCCGTAGGACCGCTGGCCACCGGGGCCCTGTCCCTGCTTCAGCTCGCCGACGCGGCTCCGGCAGCCCTGGCGGCGCAGGGTCTCACGCCGCTGGGTCCGGCCTTCGCGGGCCTCGGGCTGCTGGGAGGACTGATCCTGTGGGGTTTCGGAGGCTGGTGGCTGGCCCTGGCGGCGCTTTCGACCCTGCGCTTCTTGCGGCGGGGGCTGCCGTTCAACCTGGGCTGGTGGGGTCTGACCTTTCCGCTCGGCGTTTTTACGGCGGCCACCTTTGCGCTGGGCCAGGCGAGCCGCCTGGAGTTTTTCGCGTGGGCGGGCAACGTGCTGACGGTGACCCTGCTGGCTCTGTGGACCGTGGTCGCCACACTCACCGTCCGGGGGGTAGGGCAGGGACAGTTGTTGCCCGGGCTTCCCGGGTTGAAGCGCTGA
- a CDS encoding transcriptional regulator: protein MATATLPARGARTAAPTRKPAEEKILEVLPTRSEWNEVDLAKTVGLTPTHVRNALGSLLEQGLVRQISVYGDSKTYYGMASSGLEPVEAGPLTREAERVLTHLQDRPDTISNIAHTLRLSRAQVESALALLEANDLIACSFVGMLVVFRTRDWTSHDLKI, encoded by the coding sequence ATGGCGACCGCCACGCTCCCCGCTCGGGGTGCCCGTACGGCTGCACCCACGCGCAAGCCCGCCGAAGAAAAAATCCTCGAGGTTCTGCCTACCCGCTCCGAATGGAACGAGGTAGATCTGGCCAAGACCGTGGGTCTGACCCCCACCCACGTGCGCAACGCCCTCGGCTCGCTGCTCGAGCAGGGCCTGGTTCGCCAGATCAGCGTTTACGGTGACTCCAAAACCTACTACGGCATGGCCTCCTCGGGCCTCGAGCCGGTCGAAGCCGGTCCGCTCACCCGCGAAGCCGAACGGGTTCTCACCCACCTGCAAGACCGGCCCGACACCATCTCCAACATCGCCCACACCCTGCGCCTCAGCCGCGCCCAGGTGGAAAGCGCGCTGGCCCTGCTCGAGGCCAACGACCTGATCGCCTGCTCCTTCGTGGGCATGCTGGTGGTCTTCCGCACCCGCGACTGGACCAGCCACGACCTGAAGATCTGA
- a CDS encoding NADH-quinone oxidoreductase subunit 15, with translation MQHDDTLIYRQWVELLEWMKEYAARSGLAYQKVSDFPDYIYRMERPYDLPTTVASASLNAPDGEPLLLAAVSPRHVEDKGVSLRLMGGSKHWHLHAGEQGLLEGKRPFTRERFEALADQAAGVSR, from the coding sequence ATGCAACACGACGACACGCTGATTTACCGGCAGTGGGTCGAGCTGCTCGAGTGGATGAAGGAGTATGCCGCTCGCAGCGGGCTCGCCTACCAGAAGGTCTCCGACTTCCCCGACTACATCTACCGCATGGAGCGGCCCTACGACCTGCCAACCACGGTGGCCAGCGCCAGCCTGAACGCGCCGGACGGCGAACCGCTGCTGCTGGCGGCGGTCTCGCCCCGGCACGTGGAAGACAAGGGCGTGTCGCTGCGGCTGATGGGCGGCAGCAAGCACTGGCACCTGCACGCGGGCGAACAGGGCCTGCTCGAGGGCAAGCGGCCCTTTACCCGTGAACGCTTCGAGGCACTGGCCGATCAGGCCGCAGGCGTAAGCCGCTAG
- a CDS encoding PLP-dependent aminotransferase family protein: MLPPLLPDADTALYRQVYRTLRQAILQGALPPGSRLPSSRAFAQRWQVARNTVLEAFDLLVAEGYLVTRPGSGTFVADVPPTESQPLSSPPPPLRLSDWARRALEGPFTTASQAVEIDFRVGKVPTELFPSDEWAASLRARARDLRGLLGGYGDELGPLETREALCAYLVRERGVLATPDMVMLSSGSQGSLDALARTFLEAGRVAAVEDPGYLAGRRVFAATGATVVPVGVDEQGLDPAQLPERADLLYTTPAHQFPTGAVLPLARRLELLEWASRVGAWVIEDDYNSEFRFESRPLSALQGLAPQTVVYVGTFSKSLSPALRAGYLVAPPPLIAALAATRYLTDRQPPTLDSLALADFLNSGGFARHLRRARARALERQHALLEALRTHLPDWEVPSSGAGLHLYVRLPRGISEAALLEAAAHARVGVDTAGRFALRRAVPAALMTFAHLEPPVIEQGVRRLAAALAHAPAL; this comes from the coding sequence ATGTTGCCTCCGCTGCTGCCCGATGCCGATACGGCCCTGTACCGTCAGGTGTACCGCACCCTGCGGCAGGCCATCTTGCAAGGAGCCTTGCCGCCGGGCAGCCGGCTGCCTTCGTCGCGGGCCTTCGCGCAGCGCTGGCAGGTGGCGCGCAACACGGTCCTCGAGGCTTTTGACCTGCTGGTCGCCGAGGGCTATCTCGTGACCCGCCCCGGCTCGGGCACCTTTGTGGCCGACGTGCCCCCGACCGAATCGCAGCCGCTGTCGAGCCCGCCGCCGCCGCTGCGGCTCAGCGACTGGGCACGCCGGGCCCTCGAGGGACCGTTTACCACCGCTTCGCAGGCGGTCGAGATCGACTTCCGGGTGGGCAAGGTGCCAACCGAGCTGTTTCCCAGCGACGAGTGGGCGGCGTCGCTGCGCGCGCGCGCCCGTGACCTGCGCGGCCTGCTGGGCGGTTACGGTGACGAGCTGGGACCGCTGGAGACCCGCGAGGCGCTGTGCGCGTACCTGGTGCGCGAGCGCGGGGTGCTGGCCACCCCCGACATGGTGATGCTCTCAAGCGGCTCGCAAGGCAGCCTGGACGCGCTGGCGCGTACCTTTCTCGAGGCGGGCCGGGTGGCGGCGGTGGAGGACCCGGGTTACCTTGCGGGCCGGCGCGTGTTTGCGGCCACGGGGGCTACGGTGGTGCCGGTGGGCGTGGACGAGCAGGGCCTGGACCCCGCGCAGTTGCCCGAGCGTGCGGACCTGCTGTACACCACCCCGGCGCACCAGTTCCCGACCGGCGCGGTGCTGCCGCTCGCGCGGCGCCTCGAGCTGCTCGAGTGGGCCTCGAGGGTGGGGGCGTGGGTGATCGAGGACGATTACAACTCGGAGTTCCGTTTCGAGTCACGTCCGCTTTCGGCGCTGCAGGGGCTGGCCCCGCAGACGGTGGTATACGTGGGCACGTTTTCCAAGAGCCTCTCGCCCGCCTTGCGCGCCGGTTACCTGGTGGCTCCGCCTCCCTTGATCGCGGCGCTCGCGGCCACCCGTTACCTCACCGATCGCCAGCCGCCTACCCTGGACAGCCTGGCGCTGGCCGACTTCCTGAACTCGGGCGGTTTTGCGCGCCACCTGCGCCGGGCGCGGGCCCGCGCGCTCGAGCGGCAGCACGCGCTGCTCGAGGCGCTGCGCACCCACCTGCCCGACTGGGAGGTGCCCTCGAGCGGAGCCGGGCTGCACCTGTACGTCCGGTTGCCGCGCGGGATCAGCGAGGCCGCGCTGCTCGAGGCGGCCGCGCACGCCCGGGTCGGCGTGGACACGGCTGGGCGCTTCGCGCTGCGCCGGGCCGTGCCCGCGGCGCTGATGACCTTCGCGCACCTCGAGCCGCCGGTGATCGAACAGGGGGTGCGGCGGCTGGCGGCGGCTTTGGCCCACGCTCCGGCGCTGTGA
- a CDS encoding tetratricopeptide repeat protein, translating to MAELSLKQAWIYMDDHEYPQAEETFRALLAHPDSAEDLRAAARLGLAQALSAQGRHTEASGVFGELRLEARARGDAAGEARALHGLARAARLGGDLGGARGYLEAEAALLSDDFARVALHIERGLLAQAGGDLPGASRHFEAAAELARATDDVVGEAEAELARADLAISQGQTAQARAHLEAARLAYFEDENRAGQLEVEARLSRLDMN from the coding sequence ATGGCAGAACTCTCTCTGAAACAGGCCTGGATTTACATGGACGATCACGAGTACCCGCAGGCCGAGGAGACGTTTCGTGCCCTGCTGGCCCACCCGGACTCGGCCGAGGACCTGCGCGCGGCCGCACGGCTGGGGCTGGCGCAGGCCCTGAGTGCTCAGGGCCGCCACACCGAGGCCTCCGGCGTGTTCGGTGAGCTGCGCCTCGAGGCGCGCGCCCGCGGGGACGCGGCGGGCGAGGCGCGCGCCCTGCACGGCCTGGCCCGCGCGGCCCGCCTGGGGGGCGACCTCGGGGGCGCGCGGGGGTATCTCGAGGCCGAAGCGGCGCTGCTGTCCGATGACTTCGCACGGGTCGCACTGCACATCGAGCGCGGCCTGCTGGCCCAGGCGGGCGGTGACCTGCCGGGCGCTTCCCGTCACTTCGAGGCGGCGGCCGAGCTGGCCCGCGCCACCGACGACGTGGTGGGCGAAGCCGAGGCCGAGCTGGCCCGCGCCGACTTGGCGATCAGTCAGGGACAGACCGCTCAGGCGCGCGCGCACCTCGAGGCGGCGCGGCTGGCCTACTTCGAGGACGAAAACCGCGCGGGCCAGCTCGAGGTAGAAGCGCGCCTGAGCCGACTGGACATGAACTGA
- the uvrC gene encoding excinuclease ABC subunit UvrC, producing the protein MTLDDLPVLPTFSGVYIFRAPSGTPIYIGKAKNLRSRVQQHFKAGGKSGRFTREAASLEFITTRSEIEALVLEANLIKQHRPHYNVLLKDDKHYPFLKLTHEEFPMLVITRRVIKDGASYYGPYPDGNAVRRVKQLVDTMFPLRKNSGIPMQKRPRPCLNYHMGRCLGPCVDKADRAQYTGVVEDVRALLEGRAAEVLSGLRERMREAATRQDFELAATLRDRLQAVEKLFGSEQTALSLSMDDLDFLGFAAAGEYAMVQLFRMRGGRVVGRDKRFLSGATDSTPDEIIGAFLRDYYTQATHVPPLILIPDELEDAALWSEFLSQRAGRRTELRRPQRGDKVELLEMAQKNAQNSLESELLALERRGDHPGLDALKEVLALPDRPWRIEGYDNSNLFGTHIVSGMVVFEGGRARKGQHRRFRVQGLERPDDYQSMRQTIYRRFTGSLSDKLPLPDLILIDGGRGQLNAALDAMKEAGIQIPVVSLAKREERIVLPSPYGAQWWLEGGTVISPTRELLLPETHPALRVLIGVRDEVHNFAIQYHRKLRGENMFSSVFDGLPGIGKKRQDALLEHFTSLEELRAASVEDIARVPGMNVTAARAVKDFLEAREAQIPS; encoded by the coding sequence GTGACTCTCGACGACCTACCGGTGCTGCCCACCTTCAGCGGTGTTTACATCTTTCGTGCGCCCAGCGGCACGCCGATTTACATCGGCAAGGCCAAGAACTTGCGCTCGAGGGTGCAGCAGCACTTCAAGGCAGGCGGCAAGTCGGGCCGCTTCACCCGCGAGGCCGCCAGCCTCGAGTTCATCACCACCCGCAGCGAGATCGAGGCACTGGTCCTCGAGGCCAACCTGATCAAGCAGCACCGTCCGCACTACAACGTGCTGCTCAAAGACGACAAGCACTACCCCTTCTTGAAACTCACCCACGAGGAATTCCCGATGCTGGTGATCACCCGCCGGGTCATCAAGGACGGGGCGTCGTACTACGGTCCCTACCCGGACGGCAACGCGGTGCGGCGGGTCAAGCAGCTGGTGGACACCATGTTCCCGCTGCGCAAGAACAGCGGTATCCCGATGCAGAAGCGCCCGCGGCCCTGCCTGAACTACCACATGGGCCGCTGCCTGGGGCCCTGCGTGGACAAAGCCGACCGCGCGCAGTACACGGGCGTGGTCGAGGACGTGCGCGCGCTGCTCGAGGGGCGCGCAGCCGAGGTGCTCAGCGGCCTGCGCGAACGGATGCGCGAGGCCGCCACCCGGCAGGACTTCGAGCTGGCCGCGACGCTGCGCGACCGCCTGCAGGCGGTGGAAAAACTCTTTGGCAGCGAGCAGACCGCCCTGAGCCTCTCGATGGACGACCTGGATTTCCTGGGCTTCGCAGCCGCCGGCGAGTACGCGATGGTGCAGCTGTTCCGCATGCGCGGCGGCCGGGTGGTGGGGCGCGACAAACGCTTCCTGAGCGGAGCGACCGACTCCACGCCGGACGAGATCATCGGGGCTTTTTTGCGCGACTACTACACCCAGGCAACCCACGTGCCGCCGCTGATCCTCATTCCCGACGAACTCGAAGACGCCGCCTTGTGGAGCGAGTTTCTGTCGCAGCGCGCCGGGCGGCGCACCGAGCTGCGCAGACCGCAGCGCGGCGACAAGGTCGAGCTGCTGGAGATGGCGCAGAAGAACGCGCAAAACAGCCTCGAGAGCGAGCTGCTGGCGCTGGAGCGGCGCGGGGACCATCCGGGCCTGGACGCGCTCAAAGAAGTGCTGGCACTCCCCGACCGGCCCTGGCGCATCGAGGGCTACGACAACTCAAACCTGTTTGGCACCCACATCGTCTCGGGCATGGTGGTCTTCGAGGGCGGGCGGGCGAGAAAGGGCCAGCACCGCCGCTTCCGGGTGCAAGGCCTTGAGCGCCCCGACGACTACCAGTCGATGCGCCAGACCATCTACCGCCGCTTTACCGGCAGCCTGTCCGACAAGCTGCCGCTGCCCGACCTGATCCTGATCGACGGGGGTCGCGGTCAGCTGAACGCGGCCTTGGACGCCATGAAAGAAGCGGGCATCCAGATCCCGGTGGTCAGCCTCGCCAAGCGCGAGGAACGCATCGTGCTGCCCTCGCCGTACGGCGCGCAGTGGTGGCTCGAGGGCGGCACGGTCATCTCCCCTACCCGCGAGTTGCTGCTGCCCGAGACGCATCCGGCGTTGCGCGTCCTGATCGGGGTGCGCGACGAGGTGCACAACTTCGCGATCCAGTACCACCGCAAGCTGCGCGGCGAGAACATGTTCAGCAGCGTCTTCGACGGCCTGCCTGGCATCGGGAAGAAGCGCCAGGACGCGCTGCTCGAGCACTTTACCTCGCTCGAGGAGCTGCGGGCGGCGTCCGTAGAAGACATCGCCCGGGTGCCGGGCATGAACGTGACGGCGGCGCGGGCGGTCAAGGATTTCCTCGAGGCGCGCGAAGCTCAGATTCCGTCGTGA
- a CDS encoding ComF family protein: MSPHALPELLSGLLRALLPRACPACHRPLGSAAGLCADCLERYTGVVWRHSPLLEHTEPHLVTLGPYERGLRRASQALKYAGSRELAVAFAGPLAAAVPKSWQAQAVCAVPLHPSRQRQRGYNQSELLGRALAARLALPYLPLLVRTRATRQQARLRADQRAANVRDAFVCRATPPERVILTDDVLTTGSTLLACARALRAAGAREVFFVTVAR; the protein is encoded by the coding sequence ATGTCCCCGCACGCCTTGCCCGAGCTGCTGTCCGGTCTGCTGCGCGCCCTGCTGCCCCGCGCCTGCCCGGCCTGCCACCGGCCGCTCGGGTCAGCAGCCGGGTTGTGCGCCGACTGCCTGGAACGCTATACGGGCGTGGTCTGGCGGCACTCTCCGCTCCTGGAACACACCGAACCGCATCTGGTCACCCTGGGGCCTTACGAGCGCGGGCTGCGCCGGGCCAGCCAGGCGCTGAAGTACGCGGGCAGCCGCGAACTGGCCGTGGCCTTCGCCGGGCCGCTGGCAGCTGCCGTACCAAAGAGCTGGCAGGCCCAGGCGGTGTGCGCGGTTCCGTTGCATCCCAGTCGCCAACGCCAGCGCGGCTACAACCAGTCCGAGCTGCTGGGGCGCGCCCTGGCCGCCCGGCTGGCGCTGCCGTACCTGCCGCTGCTGGTCCGTACCCGCGCCACCCGCCAGCAGGCCCGCCTGCGTGCGGATCAGCGCGCCGCCAACGTACGCGATGCGTTCGTCTGCCGCGCCACCCCGCCCGAACGGGTGATCCTGACCGACGACGTGCTGACTACGGGCAGCACCCTGCTCGCCTGTGCGCGGGCACTGCGCGCAGCCGGCGCACGCGAGGTTTTTTTCGTGACGGTCGCGCGCTGA
- a CDS encoding glyoxalase: MITGLDHVQINAPAGHETAARAFFGDFLGLPELLKPESLRASGGVWFGLPDGRQIHTGVAEPFVPSSKGHPCLRTHDLEAVLRRCEACGVACWLDHRLSTPRLYVNDPWGNRLEIVQGQHEAVTLP; the protein is encoded by the coding sequence GTGATCACCGGCCTCGACCACGTGCAGATCAACGCGCCCGCCGGGCACGAGACGGCCGCGCGCGCGTTCTTCGGGGATTTCCTGGGACTGCCCGAACTGCTCAAACCCGAAAGCCTGCGCGCCAGCGGCGGCGTGTGGTTCGGCCTGCCTGACGGGCGCCAGATCCACACCGGGGTCGCGGAGCCGTTTGTACCCTCCAGCAAGGGACACCCCTGCCTGCGCACGCACGACCTCGAGGCGGTCCTGCGCCGCTGCGAGGCCTGCGGAGTGGCCTGCTGGCTCGACCACCGCCTGAGCACACCGCGGCTGTACGTAAACGATCCCTGGGGCAACCGCCTCGAGATCGTGCAAGGGCAGCACGAGGCCGTCACGCTGCCCTGA